The region TTGCGCACACGCTGGGCCGGCAGCTTGATGGTCAAGCGCATCAGGCTCTGCTCCTTGCCGTTGCGTTCGGCGTAACCGAACTCGACAAAGCGCAATGGCCTTGCGCCGGTGTTGCGGTCAGTCTGCAACGGCGCCAAGCGGAGCATCTTGTGGTGCTCGGCGTGTACATCCGCCCACGGCAATTCTACCGCTGGCGGTGCGTCAGTTTCAGCGGTGGTCTCGGGTGAAGTCTGGGTATCGGTCATAACGGCGAGGTCCTGTCCAAGCGCTGTTTGTCGCCAGTCATAGCGCTGGCGACAAAGGCTTATCGGCCGTTTACTTCAGGACTGGAGTGCAAACAGCGCTTAGAGGGCTTGAAGTCCGTCAATAAAGCTAATGATTTGCGTGCCAAGTTCAAAGGCCAAAGGCAGATTCGGGTTCTTATAGGACGCCAATTGCAGTTTCACGTCGTTGGGCACAATGCGCATGACGTGGTTCATGCCTTCAATTACCGTCAGCACCGCATCGGGTTTGGCCGCCTTGAGCATTTTTGCATCATCGACCCCCACTTGAATGTCGTTGCTGCCCTGAATGATCAGCGCCGGCATTTTCAGCTTGGCGAAGGCCGCTGCCGGGTCTTGGCGGAACAGTGAAATCAGGTAAGGCTGCACACTGGGGCGGAAGATTACCTCCAATGGAGACGGCACATTGTCGTCGGTGTGCCCGGCCTTGAGGCTGTCGAGCAGTTCGTTGCTGCGTAACATCAGCGGCGCCGGCAGGCTATTGCTCAATTGCTGGCGTAGCACCTGGTCGATCGGCCGGGCGCTGCCGGACAGGGAAATCACGGCGGCCGCCTCCATGCTCGGTGCCGCCAAGGTGGCAATCAAGGCGCCTTCGCTGTGGCCCAGCACAATGAGTTGGCCCAGCCGCGGGTCGGCTTTGAGTTTCTGGCCCCAGGCTACCGCGTCGGCGACATAGGCTTCCACTGACAGATTGCGCTCGTCAGGGGTGGCTGCAAGGCTCGCCGCTACGCCGCGCTTGTCGTAACGCACACTGGCGATGTTGTGTTTGGCCAATACCCACGCCAGCCGTTTGAGGCTGTCATTGCGTCCGCCGTCGGGATTGTTTCCGTCACGATCTGTAGGACCCGAGCCAGAAATGATCAGGACAACCGGTACCGGCGTGTCGGACTTGGGTAACAGCAACGAGCCGAAAAGCTCGCCGCTGCCCGTGTCCAGGCTGATCGGACGTTGTAGGACGGTGGCTTGGGCCACGTTGCAAAGGAGGCCGGTAAACAGGGTAAGGCTCAAGACTAGAACTCGCAGCATCATCACGCCATCATTAAAAGGTTGCCGGTTGGACTCGCACGCACCCATAAGGTTCGAGGATGAACTACTGGGGTAGCCTGCGTATACTGACGCGCATTACGTATTCAGGTTCGATTTCACGGAGCGTCCCGCATGTCCGGCAATACCTACGGCAAGCTGTTCACTGTCACCACCGCCGGCGAAAGCCATGGTCCGGCGTTGGTCGCTATTGTCGACGGCTGCCCTCCGGGCCTGGAGATTTCCCTTGAGGATCTGCAGCGTGACCTGGACCGTCGTAAACCCGGCACCAGTCGTCACACCACCCAGCGACAGGAAGCCGACGAAGTCGAAATCCTCTCTGGGGTGTTCGAAGGTCGTACCACCGGTTGCGCCATTGGCCTGTTGATTCGCAACACTGACCAGAAGTCCAAGGACTACTCGGCGATCAAAGACGTGTTCCGCCCGGCCCACGCCGACTACACCTACCACCACAAATACGGCGAGCGCGATTACCGCGGCGGCGGTCGCAGTTCTGCGCGCGAAACCGCTATGCGCGTGGCGGCCGGAGCCATTGCAAAAAAATACCTGGCCAGCCAGGGCATAGTCATTCGCGGTTACATGAGCCAGCTCGGTCCGATAGACATCCCGTTCAAGACCTGGGATTCGGTCGAAGAGAACGCTTTCTTCTGCCCGGATCCGGCTAAAGTGCCGGAGCTGGAAGCCTATATGGATCAACTGCGACGCGACCAGGACTCGGTTGGCGCGAAGATTACCGTGGTGGCCGAAGGCGTAATGCCGGGCCTCGGCGAACCGATATTCGACCGACTGGACGCTGAGTTGGCCCATGCGCTGATGAGCATCAACGCGGTCAAAGGCGTGGAAATTGGCGCCGGTTTCGCCAGCGTTGCCCAACGCGGGACTGAACACCGCGATGAAATGACCCCGCAAGGGTTCCTCAGTAACAACGCGGGCGGCATTTTGGGCGGCATTTCCTCCGGTCAGCCCATCGTTGCGCACCTGGCGCTAAAGCCGACTTCCAGCATCACTACCCCGGGCCGTTCGATTGATGTTCATGGCAACCCGGTGGACGTTATCACCAAGGGCCGTCACGACCCGTGTGTCGGCATTCGTGCCACGCCGATTGCCGAGGCGATGATGGCCATCGTGCTGATGGATCACCTGTTGCGTCATCGTGGACAGAACGCCGACGTGCGCGTGAGCACTCCGGTGCTGGGTCAGCTTTAATGGCTGACCTCAACGCTGTCGGGGTCTGATGACGTTGGCAGCGCTCCCGTACTGGCGGCTCTCCAGTTTCTATTTGTTCTATTTCGCTTTGCTCGGATCGACGGCGCCGTTTCTGGCGCTGTACTTCGATCATCTGGGGTTTTCCAGTGCGCGCATCGGTGAACTGGTGGCGATCCCCATGCTAATGCGCTGTATCGCGCCCAACCTCTGGGGCTGGCTTGGCGACTACACCGGCCGGAGGCTGGCCATCGTGCGGGTGGGCGCGGTCTGCACGCTGCTGACGTTTTCGCTAATTTTCGTCAGCAAAACCTACGCTTGGCTGGCCATGGTCATGGCCTTGCACGCGTTCTTCTGGCACGCGGTATTGCCACAGTTCGAAGTCATCACCCTGGCTCACCTCAAAGGTCAGACGTCGCGTTACAGTCAGATTCGTCTGTGGGGTTCCATCGGCTTCATCATCACCGTGGTCGCGCTCGGCCGGGTGTTCGAATGGATAAGCCTGGATGCCTACCCCGTTGTGCTGGTGCTAATCATGGCCGGGATTGTCGTTAGCAGTGTGTGGGTGCCGAATGCACAACCGGTTCAGAGTGAGCGAGTGACGGCCGAGGGCTTCCTCACGCAATTGCGCAGCCCTGGCGTGCTCGCGTTCTATGGATGCGTGGCGTTGATGCAGATGAGCCATGGTCCTTACTACACTTTTTTGACCTTGCACCTTGAACGCCTTGGTTACAGCCGTGGTGTGATCGGTATGCTTTGGGCGGTGGGCGTGGTCGCCGAAGTGTTGATGTTCTTGGCCATGAGCAAAATTCTTGCGCGCTTCTCGGTGCGCCGGGTGCTGATGGCGAGTTTCCTGCTGGCGGCCCTGCGTTGGCTGCTGCTGGGCTCCTTCGCTGAAAGCTTGTGGGTGCTACTGTTCGCGCAAGTGTTGCACGCGGCAACCTTCGGTAGCTTTCACGCGGCTGCCATCCAGTTCGTGCAACGTAGTTTCGGTGCCCGTCAGCAAGGCCAGGGCCAAGCGCTCTATGCGGCACTGGCTGGCACCGGCGGCGCACTGGGCGCGTTGTATTCCGGCTACAGCTGGAACGCCCTCGGCGCCACATTGACCTTTAGTATTGCCAGCCTCGCAGCTTTTGCAGCTGCCATTATCATTGCCACACGAATGCAAGAGGACCGGCCATGAGCCTTACCCGTGAACACCTCGCCCAGGAAATCATCGATGCCGGGCGTTTTTTGTATGGCCGCGGCTGGTCGCCGGCCACTAGCAGCAACTATTCGACTCGCCTGTCGCCCACCGAAGCGTTGCTGACGGTGTCCGGCAAGCACAAAGGTCAGTTGGGCCCCGACGATGTGCTCGCCACCGACTTGTCCGGCAACAGCCTCGAACCGGGTAAAAAACCGTCCGCCGAAACCCTGTTGCACACGCAGCTCTATGGCTGGCGCTCGGAGATCGGCGCTGTGTTGCACACTCATTCGGTCAATGCCACGGTGTTGTCGCGCCTGACGCCAGAAGACTTCATTGAGTTCGAAGACTACGAGCTGCAAAAAGCGTTCAGTGGGGTCTCGACGCATGAGTCCAGGGTCCGTGTGCCGATTTTCGACAATGATCAAGACATTGCACGCCTGGCGGCCAAGGTGCAGCCTTGGCTGAACGCTCACCCTGACTGCGTCGGCTATTTGATTCGCGGCCACGGCCTTTATACCTGGGGCGCACGGATGAGCGATGCGCTGCGGCAGATCGAGGCCTTTGAGTTTTTATTCGAGTGCGAACTCAAGATGCGTAGCGTATTGAACCGTTAAGGCTTACTTCACCCGAAGCCGCCTAACCGCCTGATGAAACGTGTTGCCTGACCGGCTTGTAAAAAGCTGGAAGGTGCCGCTGATACCGAGGAATTGCCCCATGAGCAGCCTGTCCGTTTATCACATCTCCAGCCCTGAAATACCGAACAAGGTCCTGACCCACTTCGAAGACATTGCCTCGACGCTATTCGAGCAGGGTGTGCGTTTTGACCGTTGGCAAGCCGCGGCGAAAATCCAGCCCGGTGCCAGCCAGGAAGACGTCATCAGCGCCTATCAGGAGCAAATCGACCAGTTGATGACCGAGCGCGGTTACGTCACCGTCGACGTCATCAGCCTGAACAGCGATCACCCACAAAAAACCGAACTGCGGGCCAAGTTCCTCGATGAGCACCGCCATGCCGAGGACGAAGTAAGATTTTTCGTCGCTGGCCGTGGGCTATTTACCCTGCACATCGGCGATTACGTCTATGCCGTACTGTGCGAGAAAAATGACCTGATCTCGGTTCCAGCCGGCACGCCGCACTGGTTTGATATGGGCGAGCATCCGCATTTCGTCGCTATCCGCCTGTTTAATAATCCTGAAGGCTGGGTCGCCAATTTTACCGGCGAAGACATTGCCAATCGCTTCCCGCGCCTGGAGGACTGAGCCGATGCCGATTAAAGTGATCTTGACCGACATTGAAGGCACCACCAGCGCGGTGAGTTTTGTATTCGACGTGCTGTTCCCGTATGCCGCCAAACACTTGCCGGACTTTGTTCGCCAGCACGCCGCGAGAAAGGATGTCGCCGAGCAACTGGACGCCGTGCGTCGCGACAGCAATGAGGTAGGCGCTGACGTCGAGCGAGTCATCGAGATCTTGCTGAGCTGGATCGGCGAAGACCGCAAGGCCACGCCGCTCAAAGCGTTGCAAGGCATGGTCTGGGAGCAGGGCTACTCGGCCGGTCAGTTGAAAGGCCACGTTTACCCGGACGCCGTTGACGCGCTCAAGCATTGGCACCAAGACGGCTATCAACTGTTTGTTTATTCCTCGGGCTCTATCCAAGCCCAAAAACTGATCTTTGGCTGCTCGCAGGCGGGTGATTTGTCAGCGCTGTTCAGCGGTTATTTCGACACCACCTCAGGGCCAAAACGGGACGTGCAGTCCTATCAGCGGATTGCCCAGGCTATTGGCGTCGAACCGTCGCAGATTCTGTTTCTGTCCGACATCGTTGAAGAGCTGGACGCGGCCCAGGGCGCCGCAATGGCCACCTGTGGACTGGCTCGTGAGGCCGGGGCGCTTAAAGGTCATGTGACCGTGGACAGTTTCGCTCGGATAAATCCTTCAGCCTTCTGACCGTCTTCGCCGATCTTCAGGTAGTCCAAGGCCACGCTTTTGTAGGACTTGTAGGATTTTGCCTGTCGGTCGGTCAGCCATGACTGATTCGGCCCGGCGCTCTTGTTTAATCTCTTACCTGTGTAACTCTTTTAATTCGAACCGCAGCCTGCCGCCGTCGCCATGACGATCGGCATTTTTGCGCACTATTCGGGTAGGGAGAGCAGGTAAAAATGAGAGCGGAAAAACGACCGCGTGGCGACTCGGCGGGCAAACCGTTGAGTGAAAAAGAACTGGAGATTCTGCGTTGGGCAAAGGCTGGAAAAACAGTGTGGGAGATCAGCATAATCCGCGCCATTTCAGAGGCTACGGTGAAATTCCACCTGAGCAACATCTATAGCAAACTTCAGGTCAGCAACCGGGCGCAGGCGGTCGGTGAAGCGGTCAACCGTGGCTTACTGCGCTGAAAACGTAATCAATCAGGCCGCTCCAGCAAGCGCTGGTACGGCCTGATTGATTTGCAATGTCCGTTGGTTTATGCCGAGTGATAGGTCGGCAGGGCAAACCGTTGCTGGCTTTGCAGCATGGAGATTTGTGGCAGTTCGCTGGCCTGTTCGGCGAGGTCACGGCGAATAGCGCTGATCACCCAAGACAGTTGATCGCCTGCATGCAATTGCTGGTAAGAAATCGAGCGTTTGAAGACTTTGCCTTCGCTGCTGCGCAACGTCAGCAGGATGCCACCATCAGGTCGTGCCTGGGTGGTCACGTCGAAGTTGGAGAACAGCGAAGTAAATTTTTCCTGGATCAGGCTCATGTCTATCAGCTCCGTTAGCGCTTGATTTGCAAGCATGCGGAGGTAGTTGCAGTGATTGTGCCAGCATCGAAATTAATAAAAATCTATATAAATCAATAGCTTAATTTTTAAGTCGATTTACGGTTTCGTGCAATCTGCATGAATGGCCATCGTGCATCCTGCATTTTGCGTGGTGGTTGGTGATTGGGTGGAACCAATGACGCCGTCAGGGTTCGCGTTTTCGCAGGCATCGGCTGCGGCGACACAAAAGGGTAAACGGCGCGTGAACAGCGCCAGGCCCGCTGACGTATTTTCGGGCACAACCGCTGCCTTCCAGGTTTGTTGATCGACTCGATGATAGCTATCGCTGCCAGGGAAAATCAGGCACCGCGGTTCAAAGGATGATGGCTATGGCCCGGACAGGTATGCGCGGATGTTCACTGTCATGTGCATCGCTATTAAATCTGCCTATAACGGGTCATCAGAAAAAAGGAGGTGACAGCGGCGGGAGCGCTCGGGAAACTGTCGGCTTTCCGATTGACCGAAAGTGGAGTTGCCCATGTCAGACCAGAGCCGCCAGATGAGCCCCGAAGAAGCTGCTGAATTCGCCGAACAGGTATTCAACAAAGCTCGCGAGGGTGATGCGGCCATGATGGCAGCGCTGCTGACTAAGGGCCTGCCGCCTAATCTGCGTAACCACAAGGGCGATACCTTGCTGATGCTCGCCGCTTATCACGGCCATGTGGAAACGGTGAAAGTGCTGCTGGAGCACAAGGCTGACCCGGAAATTCGCAACGATAACGGTCAGAGCCCGATTGCCGGCGCTGCGTTCAAGGGCGATCTGGCCGTGGTCACGGCGTTGGTCGAGGGTGGCGCTCAAGTGGAAGGTTCGTCGTTCGACGGTCGCACGGCGTTAATGATGGCGGCAATGTTCAACCGCGTTGAAATTGTCGACTACCTCATCAGCAAGGGCGCCGATCCGAAAGCCAAGGACGCCAACGGTGTGTCTGCGCTGGACGCCGCTAAGACCATGGGCGCTGTCGATACCACGGCGCAATTGCAGAAACTGATTGGCTGATATCGAGCCATTCAAGAGCGCGTGATATCGCTGTGGCGCGGGCCCCCATCTTCCTTGCCACCGCTTGATGCCGGGGTCCGCAATCGCGCCCTTATGCGCTATTCTTCGCGCCTTAAAAATCCCCTCGTTACAGGATCACGCCCCATGAAAGCCGCACTCGTCGAACTCATCAGCAAAATCAGCTCTGGGTGCATGAGCGATGACGAAATCCAGAAAGTGGCTGATGAAGCGGCCCAAGCCTACGCTGATCCCGAGGCTTTTCTGACGGCTAATCCGGACATCAACTACGACGATAGCTTCCCGATCCCGCTGGGTGAGTGGATCGTCGTCGGCAGCCTGCCGGAAACCGTGCTATTTCAAGCCGATACCTACATGGACCTGTTCGCCCAGCTCGTCGCCTCTTTCGGTCCCAGCGTTGATTTCAATATCAAGCCCAAGCAACTGGCCAAGACCGAATCCCTGACAGCGCTCAATCGCATCCAGGTGCAGATGGGCAGCATGAACAAGGACAATGGCGGTTATGTGCTGATGAACTTCAGCCAACTGCTCGATGATGAGCTGCAAGTCGTGCTGGTGTTTGGCAACGACGTGCCGCGTGTGCTTGAGTTATGCGCCCATGTCGGTATAGCCGCCGCGCCTTCCCTGGAAGCGCTGAAAGTGGCAATCCACGTTTAATGTAATAAAACGGAACCCTTGCCAAGGCCTACTATCCTAAGAGTGGAAATCACTATCTTGGGAGCGACACCATGGGTTCTACGTTCAATGGCCTGATCGGCCTGATCATTCTTGCCCTGGATATCTGGGCGATCATCAACGTGTTGAAAAGTGGCGCCGAAACCGGGATGAAAATCCTTTGGGTGCTGTTGATCATCTTGCTGCCGGTGTTGGGTTTGATCATTTGGGCCATCGCCGGTCCTCGCGGTAATGTGCGAATTTGATTCAGTCTGCGTCGGTCATGCCTAGCGCTTAGGTGCTGGGTTTGCCCGTGATTCAGGCGTCGCGGTGGGGGGCACTGCAGCGCCGCGCTCATGTCGTGGGCAAAGTCCGCGCTCACTGGTCGGTGCTGGGTGATCATGTGACGTTCGACCTGTCATGTTCCGCGACGTAGAATGCGCGCCTTTCCCGGACAATCGAACCGTTCGATTGGCCATCATGGGCGGGTAACCGTCCGTTGCCTCCCGCATTCATCGGAGCACTTCCCATGAGCACTACCCAAACCAGCGAATACCTGGAAACCCTCTACGAAGGCTACGGCCAGCGTTTTCGCATGGAAAAACTGCTGCACGAAGTGCGCACCGAACACCAGCACCTGGTCATTTTCGAAAACCCGCGCATGGGGCGGGTGATGGCGCTGGACGGCGTGATTCAGACCACTGAAGCCGACGAATTCATCTACCACGAAATGCTTACCCATGTGCCGATCCTGGCCCACGGCACGGCTAAGCGTGTGTTGATCATCGGTGGTGGCGATGGCGGCATGCTGCGTGAGGTGGCGAAGCACGGGAGTGTCGAACACATCACCATGGTCGAGATCGACGGCACCGTGGTCGATATGTGCAAACAGTTCCTGCCGAATCACTCCAAGGGCGCATACGACGATCCACGCTTGAACCTGGTGATCGACGATGGCATGCGCTTCGTGGCCACCACCACCGAAAAATTTGACGTGATCATTTCCGACTCCACCGACCCGATCGGCCCGGGCGAGGTGCTGTTCTCCGAAAACTTTTACCAGGCCTGCCACCGCTGCTTGAACGAAGGCGGCATTCTGGTGACCCAGAACGGTACGCCGTTCATGCAACTCAGCGAAGTACAAACCACTGCCGGTCGTCTGCGCAGTCTGTTCCCAGACTGGCATTTCTATCAGGCGGCGGTGCCGACCTACATCGGTGGCGCCATGACCTTCGCCTGGGGTGCGACCAATACCGCCTATCGCAAATTGTCCCGTGAGACGTTGCAACAGCGCTTTGCCGGCAGCGGCATTGTCACTCGCTACTACAATCCGGAAATCCACATTGGCGCCTTCGCCATGCCGCAGTACGTGCTGCAAGCGATCAACAAACCCAGCAACGACTGAACAAGCGATTGAGTAGGAAGGGGCCGTCGCGAGTGTGTGAAAACACGCTTGCAACGGCCCTTTTTCATTCCGCCCGTATGACGTGTTGGAACGATTGGCCTGCGCAAACGGTCGAGATGATGTAAGCCCATTTAAGGGTTTTATCGAGGAGGCACTGATGCAAAAGTGGAAAGTCACTTTCGTTGACGATCACGGTGAACAGGTTGATGAGCTGTTCGAGAGCGACGAGTGCCCGAACAACGAGCAAGCGGCTAAACTTATTCGTGCCCGGCGTTTGCCTGTGGCTGCCGAGCTGGATCTCAATGACCTGGATGGCAGAACGGAAGACCCGACCGTCAAAAGTCTGAAGTTCCAGAACAGCATCCAGATTCTCGGTATTACTCCGATCTGATCGTCAAATTGTCACCTTCGCAACCAGGCCTTGGCAGCAGCTCTCTCTTGGGGCTACTCTGCAAGCGAGATCAGCGAATGAATCGCTAAGGTCTGGTCTTGTCAGCTACATGCTTGTTTCCCATCGGCAAATTGCTTGCCGTTTTGCCCTCATCATTCGGTTGTGGGCGCAGGGAATACGGAAAGTCTATCCATCAATTTGAGGGGGACGTTTCATGAGCACAGCCTATCAAGAAGACATCAGCACCACCGTACTGCGCCGCATGAAGGAAGGCGGTTTCGATTTTTCACGATTTCATCCCATTGAGTTCTACGCCATTTTCCCCGACGAGGAGCGGGCGCGCAGGGCCGCAGGTCATTTTCGCGGTGAGTCGTTAAATGCTCAGATCAGCGTGCGTGACGACGGCGCTTGGTATCTGGAACTGAGTAAGGTGATGTACGCGACGTATGGTGGCATCGGCGATTTTGAGCAGGACTTTGAGGCGGTGGTTGAGCCACTGGGCGGCATCATTGAAGGATGGGGCGTCAAACAGGAGGTACGAGGGCTACTCGCATAACACTATGAGTGATAACAATCAGCAGCGGCTGGCCTACGGGTTGGCCGTTTTCGTTTGTGGTGCGTCAGAACATTCCTTCGGAAAAACCTTGAAACAAGAATTCGAGGCAAAAAAAACCGCCTGAGCAGGCGGCTAAAGGGAAGTTCGGTAAGTTTTTCAGCGAATGGGCGGATTATCCGCATCGCAGACCAAGCAGTGAAATCAACTCTGACTATGCTGGTGATAGGCGACAGCATTGCTTCGCAATGAGGCGGGGACAATCAGGTTGGGGCATTTACCGCACAGGTTTGGTGCGGTGCGCGCGGTGTAGTTATCCAACTTATTGAAATTAAAGCGTTTATGCCGATGGCACGGGCCTTGCGAAGCTTAAATGTCCGGGTGACAAGGAGTACGGCATGATCCGCACCTATTTTGATGAGATGTACGATGCTGGCGGGCTGGTCCGCCCGCATTATCGGGAGTTTGCCCGTTGGCTGGCTGAAACGCCTGACGAGCTTTTGGCACAACGGCGACGCGAGGCCGATCTGTTGTTTCATCGCGCCGGGATTACGTTCACGCTCTACGGTGATGAGCAAGGGACGGAGCGTCTGATTCCGTTCGACACCATTCCTCGCAGTATCCCCGCTAGTGAATGGCGGATCGTTGAGCGTGGCTGTATCCAGCGGGTCAAGGCGTTGAACATGTTTCTCGCCGACCTTTACCACGAACAGCGAATCATCAAGGCCGGCATCATTCCGGCCGAACAAGTGCTGGCTAACGAGCAGTACCAGTTGGCCATGCAAGGGCTGGATCTGCACCGCGATATTTATTCCCATATATCAGGCGTTGATTTGGTGCGTGATGGCGACGGTACGTACTACGTGCTTGAAGACAATCTTCGTACACCCAGTGGCGTGAGCTACATGCTCGAAGACCGCAAAATGATGATGCGTTTGTTCCCAGAGTTGTTCTCGGCCCAGCGTATTGCCCCTATCGACCATTACCCGAACCTGTTACTCGATACCCTGAAAAGCTCCAGCCCAATCGATGACCCCAGTGTGGTGGTACTGACGCCGGGTCGCTTCAACAGCGCGTTTTTCGAGCACGCTTTTTTGGCTCGGGAAATGGGTGTTGAACTGGTCGAGGGCGCAGATCTGTTTGTACGTGACGACAAGGTGTTCATGCGCACCACGGATGGTCCCAAAGCCGTCGATGTGATTTACCGTCGTCTCGACGACGCGTTCCTTGACCCGTTGGCGTTCAACCCCGATTCGATGCTCGGCGTGCCCGGACTGCTTTCGTCCTACCGCACCGGCAACGTCGTGCTGGCGAATGCCATCGGCACCGGCGTGGCGGACGACAAATCGGTTTACCCATTCGTGACGGACATGATCCGTTTTTACCTGGATGAAGAGCCGATCCTGAAGAACGTACCGACGTGGCAGTGCCGTAATCCTTCTGAACTTTCCCACGTTCTGGCGAATCTTCCAGATCTGGTGGTCAAGGAAACGCAGGGCTCCGGCGGTTACGGGATGTTGGTGGGGCCCGCGGCGACTGCGGCGGAAATCGAATCGTTCCGTGCGCGCATCAAGGCCAAGCCTCATGCGTACATCGCGCAACCGACGTTGTCCCTGTCGACCTGTCCGACTTTTGTCGAAAACGGCATCGCACCACGCCACATCGACCTGCGTCCGTTTGTATTGTCTGGCCGCGAAACCCGGGTTGTACCGGGCGGTTTGACCCGTGTTGCCTTGCGCGAAGGCTCCCTGGTGGTGAACTCCTCCCAGGGCGGCGGAACCAAGGACACCTGGGTGGTCGAGGATTGAAGGAAGCCTGCCATGTTAAGTAGAACTGCCTCGGATTTGTATTGGATGTCGCGTTACCTGGAGCGGGCGGAAAACCTCGCACGTATGCTCGACATCAGTTATTCGCTGTCACTGATGCCGCAAGACGGCCGAGGTGATGGCCTGCACGAACTCGCCATGCCCTTGCTGATCACGGGCACGCTGGACGACTACCTGGAACGTCACGGAGAGTTGCACGCCGAACGGCTGCTGCATTTTTTCGCCCTGGATGCTGCGAACCCGGCGAGCATCTACAGTTGTCTCGGTTCGGCGCGTGCCAGTGCTCACGCAGTGCGTGGGCGAATCACCGCGGACATGTGGGAAAACATCAACGCCACCTGGCTGGAAATTCGCGGCATAGCCGATCAAGGCTTGAGTCGCTATGGCATGAGTCGTTTCTGTGAGTGGATCAAGGAACGTTCCCACCTGTTCCGCGGCGCGTCCTACGGCACCATCATGCGTAACGACGCTTTCCGCTTCATCCGCCTCGGGACGTTTATCGAAAGGGCCGACAACACACTGCGCCTGCTCGACGCCCGGTATGAAATGGCTGGCGATCAGGCCGAAGCCGTCAGTGATGGCACCGCGCACGCTTACTACCAGTGGAGTGCCTTACTGAGGGCTTTGTCATCGTTCGAGGCTTACACCGAGATCTACCGCGACGCTCCCGGCGCCCGTCACGTTGCCGAGTTGCTGTTGCTGCGGGCAGACGTGCCACGATCCTTACGGGCCTGCACTGAAGAAATCGACCAAATCCTCGCCAGTCTGCCGGGGGCCAACGGCCGTCCTGCGCAGCGCCTGGCGGCCGAGATGGACGCTCGCCTGCGCTACACCGGTATCAACGAAATCCTCGACGAAGGCCTACACGCCTGGCTTACCGAGTTCATCCCGCTGGTGCGCCAGTTGGGCAATGCCATACACAGTTCCTACCTGGAGGCTGCATGAGACTTTCCATTAGCCACGAAACCACCTATCACTATGAAGATCAGGTGCGGGCGAGCATCCAGTATTTAAGACTGACCCCCCACGACAGTGAGCGCCAGCATGTGCTCAGCTGGCAGCTCGATCTGCCGCGCCCAGTGCGTGCGCAGCTCGATCCGTTCGGCAATATCCTGCACGTACTGACCATGGATGAGCCGCACGAGGCCATCATCATCGGTGCGCGTGGGCAAGTGGATATCGACGAACTTCGCGAAGCCGAGCATGAGAGTCAGTCGGCTCTGCCTTTCCTGCGTTTCACTCGCCTGACCGAGCCCGACGAGGCTCTGCGTGCGTTCGCCGAGAAGGAGTGCAAAAAACGCCGGGACCGTACAGCGTTGATC is a window of Pseudomonas sp. DC1.2 DNA encoding:
- the speE gene encoding polyamine aminopropyltransferase — translated: MSTTQTSEYLETLYEGYGQRFRMEKLLHEVRTEHQHLVIFENPRMGRVMALDGVIQTTEADEFIYHEMLTHVPILAHGTAKRVLIIGGGDGGMLREVAKHGSVEHITMVEIDGTVVDMCKQFLPNHSKGAYDDPRLNLVIDDGMRFVATTTEKFDVIISDSTDPIGPGEVLFSENFYQACHRCLNEGGILVTQNGTPFMQLSEVQTTAGRLRSLFPDWHFYQAAVPTYIGGAMTFAWGATNTAYRKLSRETLQQRFAGSGIVTRYYNPEIHIGAFAMPQYVLQAINKPSND
- a CDS encoding PLDc N-terminal domain-containing protein, encoding MGSTFNGLIGLIILALDIWAIINVLKSGAETGMKILWVLLIILLPVLGLIIWAIAGPRGNVRI
- a CDS encoding alpha-E domain-containing protein; this encodes MLSRTASDLYWMSRYLERAENLARMLDISYSLSLMPQDGRGDGLHELAMPLLITGTLDDYLERHGELHAERLLHFFALDAANPASIYSCLGSARASAHAVRGRITADMWENINATWLEIRGIADQGLSRYGMSRFCEWIKERSHLFRGASYGTIMRNDAFRFIRLGTFIERADNTLRLLDARYEMAGDQAEAVSDGTAHAYYQWSALLRALSSFEAYTEIYRDAPGARHVAELLLLRADVPRSLRACTEEIDQILASLPGANGRPAQRLAAEMDARLRYTGINEILDEGLHAWLTEFIPLVRQLGNAIHSSYLEAA
- a CDS encoding ribonuclease E inhibitor RraB; protein product: MSTAYQEDISTTVLRRMKEGGFDFSRFHPIEFYAIFPDEERARRAAGHFRGESLNAQISVRDDGAWYLELSKVMYATYGGIGDFEQDFEAVVEPLGGIIEGWGVKQEVRGLLA
- a CDS encoding ankyrin repeat domain-containing protein, with protein sequence MSDQSRQMSPEEAAEFAEQVFNKAREGDAAMMAALLTKGLPPNLRNHKGDTLLMLAAYHGHVETVKVLLEHKADPEIRNDNGQSPIAGAAFKGDLAVVTALVEGGAQVEGSSFDGRTALMMAAMFNRVEIVDYLISKGADPKAKDANGVSALDAAKTMGAVDTTAQLQKLIG
- a CDS encoding circularly permuted type 2 ATP-grasp protein is translated as MIRTYFDEMYDAGGLVRPHYREFARWLAETPDELLAQRRREADLLFHRAGITFTLYGDEQGTERLIPFDTIPRSIPASEWRIVERGCIQRVKALNMFLADLYHEQRIIKAGIIPAEQVLANEQYQLAMQGLDLHRDIYSHISGVDLVRDGDGTYYVLEDNLRTPSGVSYMLEDRKMMMRLFPELFSAQRIAPIDHYPNLLLDTLKSSSPIDDPSVVVLTPGRFNSAFFEHAFLAREMGVELVEGADLFVRDDKVFMRTTDGPKAVDVIYRRLDDAFLDPLAFNPDSMLGVPGLLSSYRTGNVVLANAIGTGVADDKSVYPFVTDMIRFYLDEEPILKNVPTWQCRNPSELSHVLANLPDLVVKETQGSGGYGMLVGPAATAAEIESFRARIKAKPHAYIAQPTLSLSTCPTFVENGIAPRHIDLRPFVLSGRETRVVPGGLTRVALREGSLVVNSSQGGGTKDTWVVED